In Thunnus thynnus chromosome 20, fThuThy2.1, whole genome shotgun sequence, a single window of DNA contains:
- the LOC137172742 gene encoding CD5 antigen-like, whose product MWTKEFQCGGHESALLDCGRSDSARSTCSPGKAVGLTCSEPVRLVGGASRCAGTLEIKQGEWNPVTDHGWTLKEAAVVCGYLDCGSAVSTGKREERISRSVWRIKPECVRSGSELRKCLSSVSSSYIVDVTCSGEH is encoded by the exons atgtggaccaaagagttccagtgtggaggccatgagtctgctctcctggactgtggaagatcagactcagctagaagcacctgctcacctggcaaagctgttggactcacctgctcag agcctgtcaggttggtgggaggagccagtcgctgtgcaggtacactggagaTAAAACAGGGAGAGTGGAATCCAGTGACTGACCATGGATGGACCCTGAAAGAAGCAGCTGTTGTTTGTGGATATttggactgtggctctgctgtttcaactGGAAAAAGAGAGGAGCGCATTTCCAGATCTGTATGGAGGATCAAGCCTGAATGTGTTCGTTCTGGATCTGAACTGAGGAAGTGTTTATCATCAGTTTCCTCTTCCTACATTGTGGAtgtcacctgctcag GAGAACACTGA
- the LOC137172591 gene encoding scavenger receptor cysteine-rich type 1 protein M130-like, with protein sequence MDCASSDSSSFIMEVTCSDAVRLVNGTSLCSGRLELKSEQSWSSVCEADFDQQDAEVVCRELGCGAPSVLQGALYGEVEAPMWTKEFQCGGHESALLDCGRSDSARSTCSPGKAVGLTCSEPVRLVGGDSRCAGTLEVKQGEWKPVEIFWNLKEAASVCRDLDCGYALSMRKRNEPSDRSVWSIRSECVQSGSALRECALQLPSVLSSTVELTCADAVRLVNGNSLCSGRLELKTEQSWSSVCEADFDQQDAEVVCRELGCGAPSVLQGALYGEVEAPMWTKEFQCGGHESALLDCGRSDSARSTCSPGKAVGLTCSEPVRLVGGASRCAGTLEMKREEWRPVFYSDWTLKEAAAACRDLDCGSAVSTRRTYEPLDRPVWNIGSDCVQSGSTLRDCASSGSSASIVGLTCLGPMGQGPATRDSLARLQEGTS encoded by the exons ATGGACTGTGCATCATCAGATTCCTCTTCCTTCATCATGGAGGTCACCTGCTCtg ATgctgtcaggctggtgaatgggactagtctgtgttcaggcagactggagttgaagtctgagcagtcgtggtcctcagtgtgtgaagctgactttgaccagcaggatgcagaggtggtctgtagggagctcggctgtggggctccttcagtcctccagggggcgctctatggagaagtggaggctccaatgtggaccaaagagttccagtgtggaggccatgagtctgctctcctggactgtggaagatcagactcagctagaagcacctgctcacctggcaaagctgttggactcacctgctcag agcctgtcaggttggtgggaggagacagtcgctgtgcaggtacactggaggtgaaacaggGAGAGTGGAAACCAGTAGAAATATTCTGGAACCTGAAGGAAGCGGCTTCAGTTTGTAGAGATCTGGATTGTGGCTATGCTCTTTCAATGAGAAAGAGGAATGAGCCCTCAGACAGATCTGTATGGTCGATCAGATCTGAGTGTGTTCAGTCTGGCTCTGCACTGAGGGAATGTGCATTGCAACTTCCTTCGGTACTCTCAAGTACCGTCGAGCTCACCTGCGcag acgctgtcaggctggtgaatgggaatagtctgtgttcaggcagactggagttGAAGActgagcagtcgtggtcctcagtgtgtgaagctgactttgaccagcaggatgcagaggtggtctgtagggagctcggctgtggggctccttcagtcctccagggggcgctctatggagaagtggaggctccgatgtggaccaaagagttccagtgtggaggccatgagtctgctctcctggactgtggaagatcagactcagctagaagcacctgctcacctggcaaagctgttggactcacctgctcag agcctgtcaggttggtgggaggagccagtcgctgtgcaggtacactggagaTGAAACGAGAAGAGTGGAGACCAGTGTTTTACTCTGATTGGACCCTGAAAGAAGCAGCTGCAGCCTGTCGAgatctggactgtggctctgctgtttcaacgAGAAGAACATATGAGCCCTTAGACAGACCCGTATGGAATATCGGATCTGACTGTGTTCAGTCTGGATCCACACTGAGGGACTGTGCATCATCAGGGTCCTCTGCCTCCATCGTGGGGCTCACCTGCTTag GCCCCATGGGCCAAGGCCCGGCCACCAGAGACTCCCTGGCCAGACTCCAGGAGGGGACCTCCTGA
- the LOC137172707 gene encoding scavenger receptor cysteine-rich type 1 protein M160-like isoform X3 — protein sequence MNQGEWRPVYGSHWTLKEAAVVCRELDCGSAVSTGSRKKPYRRSVWRIRSDCLQFGSALRDCAFPDSSSSTVELTCSDSVRLVNGTSLCSGRLEVKSEQSWSSVCEADFDQQDAELVCRELGCGAPSVLQGVLYGEAESPMWTKEFQCGGHESALLDCRRSDSARSTCSPDKAVGLTCSEPVRLVGGASRCAGTLEVKQGEWRPVSDSIWNLRDSDWTPKKAAVVCRNLDCGSAVSTGSKEEPSRRSVWWFRSDCFHSGSALRDCAVSSPFPSSSIVEVTCSDSVRLVNGTSLCSGRLEVKSEQSWSSMCEADFDQQDAEVVCRELGCGAPSVLQGALYGEVEAPMWTKEFQCGGHESALLDCGRSDSARSTCSPDKAVGLTCSEPVRLVGGASRCAGTLEVKRTEWRPVEGSDWTWKNAASACRDLDCGSVVSTIKRKEASDRSVWSIRSDCVQSGSALRDCASSWWMSSFIIELTCSDAVRLVNGTSLCSGRLEVKSEQLWSSVCEADFDQQDAEVVCRELGCGAPSVLQGALYGEVEAPMWTKEFQCGGHESALLDCGRSDSARSTCSPGKAVGLTCSEPVRLVGGASRCAGTLEVKQGEWRPVFAPDWTWKDAASACRDLDCGSAVSTGSRNETSDRSVWRIRSECVQSGSALSDCAVSGPSSFIMELTCSDSVRLVNGNSLCSGRLEVKSEQSWSSVCEADFDQQDAEVVCRELGCGEPSVLQGALYGEVEALMWTKEFQCGGHESALLDCGRSDSARSTRSPDKAVGLTCSEPVRLVGGASRCAGTLEVKRGEWRQVQDVSWTLKKAASACRDLDCGSAVSTGSRNEASLRSTWWIRSDCVQSGSVLSDCAVSGSSSSIVELTCSDLLVQPIISVSSTMDGVSEAQQQGFQVRRGSNFTISCSVLPQYPGGSFQLTFTSSNTAHNYTQPAVNHSADFLFPAADPTHQGNYSCVYGVYVFDHNFSSESRLLSLTVTDSVRLVNGTSLCSGRLEVKSEQSWSSVCEADFDQQDAEVVCRELGCGAPSVLQGALYGEVEAQMWTKEFQCGGHESALLDCGRSDSARSTCSPGKAVILTCSGRRGAAALIWLHFCSNETHFILLLMTLLFLFRACQVGGRSQSLCRYTGGETGRVETSD from the exons actctgtcaggctggtgaatgggactagtctgtgttcaggcagactggaggtgaagtctgagcagtcgtggtcctcagtgtgtgaagctgactttgaccagcaggatgcagagttggtctgtagggagctcggctgtggggctccttcagtcctccagggggtGCTCTATGGAGAAGCGGAGTCTCcaatgtggaccaaagagtttcagtgtggaggccatgagtctgctctcctggactgtagaagatcagactcagctagaagcacctgctcacctgacaaagctgttggactcacctgctcag agcctgtcaggttggtgggaggagccagtcgctgtgcaggtacactggaggtgaaacagggagagtggagaccagtgaGTGACTCTATCTGGAACCTGAGGGACTCTGATTGGACCCCAAAGAAAGCAGCTGTTGTTTGTAGAAatctggactgtggctctgctgtttcaacaggaagtAAAGAGGAGCCCTCACGTAGATCTGTATGGTGGTTCAGATCTGACTGTTTTCATTCTGGATCTGCACTGAGGGACTGTGCAGTATCATCACCTTTTCCGTCCTCCTCCATTGTGGAggtcacctgctcag actctgtcaggctggtgaatgggactagtctgtgttcaggcagactggaggtgaagtctgagcagtcgtggtcctcaatgtgtgaagctgactttgaccagcaggatgcagaggtggtctgtagggagctcggctgtggggctccttcagtcctccagggggcgctctatggagaagtggaggctccaatgtggaccaaagagttccagtgtggaggccatgagtctgctctcctggactgtggaagatcagactcagctagaagcacctgctcacctgacaaagctgttggactcacctgctcag agcctgtcaggttggtgggaggagccagtcgctgtgcaggtacactggaggtgaaacgaACAGAGTGGAGACCAGTGGAGGGCTCTGACTGGACCTGGAAGAATGCAGCTTCAGCTTGCAGAGATCTGGACTGTGGTTCTGTTGTTTCAACgataaagagaaaagaagcCTCAGACAGATCTGTATGGTCCATCAGATCTGACTGTGTTCAGTCTGGATCTGCACTGAGGGACTGTGCATCATCATGGTGGATGTCTTCCTTTATTATtgagctcacctgctcag acgctgtcaggctggtgaatgggactagtctgtgttcaggcagactggaggtgaagtctgagcagttgtggtcctcagtgtgtgaagctgactttgaccagcaggatgcagaggtggtctgtagggagctcggctgtggggctccttcagtcctccagggggcgctctatggagaagtggaggctccgatgtggaccaaagagttccagtgtggaggccatgagtctgctctcctggactgtggaagatcagactcagctagaagcacctgctcacctggcaaagctgttggactcacctgctcag agcctgtcaggttggtgggaggagccagtcgctgtgcaggtacactggaggtgaaacagggagagtggagaccagtgTTTGCCCCTGACTGGACCTGGAAGGATGCCGCTTCAGCTTGTAGAGATCTcgactgtggctctgctgtttcaacaggaagcagaaatgaGACCTCAGACAGATCTGTATGGAGGATCAGATCTGAGTGTGTTCAGTCTGGATCTGCACTGAGCGACTGTGCAGTATCAGGTCCCTCTTCCTTCATCAtggagctcacctgctcag actctgtcaggctggtgaatgggaatagtctgtgttcaggcagactggaggtgaagtctgagcagtcgtggtcctcagtgtgtgaagctgactttgaccagcaggatgcagaggtggtctgtagggagctcggctgtgggGAACCctcagtcctccagggggcgctctatggagaagtggaggctctgatgtggaccaaagagttccagtgtggaggccatgagtctgctctcctggactgtggaagatcagactcagctagaagcaccCGCTCACCTGacaaagctgttggactcacctgctcag agcctgtcaggttggtgggaggagccagtcgctgtgcaggtacactggaggtgaaacgGGGAGAGTGGAGACAAGTGCAGGATGTATCCTGGACCCTGAAGAAAGCAGCTTCAGCTTGCAGAgatctggactgtggctctgctgtttcaacaggaagcagaaatgaAGCCTCACTCAGATCTACATGGTGGATCAGATCTGACTGTGTTCAATCTGGATCTGTCCTGAGTGACTGTGCAGTATCAggttcctcttcctccatcgtagagctcacctgctcag accTGCTGGTTCAGCCAATCATCTCTGTGTCTTCTACCATGGACGGGGTCTCCGAGGCCCAGCAGCAGGGGTTTCAGGTGCGTCGGGGCTCCAACTTCACCATCAGCTGCTCCGTCCTGCCTCAGTACCCAGGAGGCTCCTTCCAgctcaccttcacctcctccaacacagCACACAACTACACccagccagctgtcaatcactctgctgacttcctgtttcctgctgcagaccCCACCCACCAAGGAAACTACAGCTGTGTTTATGGCGTCTATGTTTTTGATCATAACTTCTCCTCTGAGAGCCGTctgctgtctctcactgtcacaG actctgtcaggctggtgaatgggactagtctgtgttcaggcagactggaggtgaagtctgagcagtcgtggtcctcagtgtgtgaagctgactttgaccagcaggatgcagaggtggtctgtagggagctcggctgtggggctccttcagtcctccagggggcgctctatggagaagtggaggctcagatgtggaccaaagagttccagtgtggaggccatgagtctgctctcctggactgtggaagatcagactcagctagaagcacctgctcacctggcaaagctgttatactcacctgctcaggtagaagaggagctgcagctttgatttggcttcatttctgttcgaatgaaactcactttattcttttactgatgactctcttgtttctgttcagagcctgtcaggttggtgggaggagccagtcgctgtgcaggtacactggaggtgaaacagggagagtggagaccagtgaCTGA
- the LOC137172569 gene encoding collagen alpha-1(XII) chain-like yields MDHLLMVLVLLWSSGLQAEDKHQPTGKKREYISSGLGMPLIPQEELEDVTRTSISSQCESTAKADIVLLVCESKSITSEDYENIKSFLTQIVNNFNIGPDKVQIDMVQYISGMEWELNTYQTKQTVLEAIANLQETRERSILGEALHYIFNIKFKPKVGMRAESQKIAILITDGESQDDAFLASQRLRDTSVEIYTIGVKDANETRLRTIASDPDDIHMYSVSDSSSLPDIVDKLSINLCKSVNSLEPVRLVGGASRCAGTLEVKRALWKPVHYSDWSLKEAAVVCRELDCGSVVSTRSRNEPSDRSVWRINPDCVKSGSALRECASSSSSSSIVELTCSGKSISEIIYDSNIFLSLSQ; encoded by the exons ATGGATCACCTGCTGATGGTGTTGGTGTTGCTGTGGAGCTCAG gactccaggctgaagataaacaccaaccaacaggtaaaaagagagaatatatcTCATCTGGTCTGGGAATGCCTctgatcccccaggaggagctggaggacgtTACCCGCACCTCCATCA gttcTCAGTGTGAAAGCACAGCCAAGGCTGACATCGTGCTGTTAGTCTGCGAATCCAAGAGCATCACCTCTGAAGACTATGAAAACATTAAGTCCTTTCTAACTCAAATAGTCAACAACTTCAACATCGGCCCTGACAAAGTCCAGATTG aTATGGTTCAGTACATCTCAGGGATGGAGTGGGAGCTTAACACctatcagacaaaacaaaccgTGCTGGAGGCCATAGCCAACCTGCAGGAGACAAGAGAACGCTCCATCTTAG GAGAGGCTCTGCACTACATCTTCAATATCAAGTTTAAACCCAAAGTGGGAATGCGTGCAGAGTCCCAAAAAATTGCTATCCTGATTACTGATGGAGAGTCCCAGGATGATGCATTCCTCGCCTCGCAGCGCCTGAGAGACACCAGCGTTGAGATCTACACTATTG GTGTAAAGGACGCAAACGAGACTCGGCTGAGGACCATCGCCTCAGATCCTGATGATATTCACATGTACAGTGTCAGCGACTCCTCGTCCCTCCCGGACATCGTTGACAAACTCAGTATCAACCTCTGTAAAAGTGTCAACAGCTTAG agcctgtcaggttggtgggaggagccagccgctgtgcaggtacactggaggtgaaacgaGCACTGTGGAAACCAGTGCATTACTCTGACTGGTCCCTGAAGGAAGCAGCTGTAGTATGTAGAGAgctggactgtggctctgttGTTTCAACAAGAAGCAGAAATGAGCCCTCAGACAGATCTGTATGGAGGATCAATCCTGACTGTGTGAAGTCCGGATCTGCACTGAGGGAATGtgcatcatcatcttcctcttcctccatcgtGGAGCTgacctgctcaggtaagtccatcagtgaaatcatctatgacagtaatattttcctttcACTGTCACAGTGA